A segment of the Mogibacterium diversum genome:
ATGATTGATTCGCTCAGGATGACAGAAAAATCAGCAAGTGAATTTTTTGACGACTTGTCATCACATAATGATTATCTTATAATTAATAGTAAATCTATTGATAGAGATAGGGTAGTCGCTGTGCAGACGCCACAGTGCTTTAAACTAAGCAGCTTGATGGCTGCTTACGACAAGGCGAGGCGTGATGGATATGTCGGTACAGATGATGCCTCTATCGCGGAGCATTTTGGGATAGACATAGCTCTAGTTGAAGGAGATTATGCCAACACCAAGATAACTACCGGAAAGGACATCCCTATGGGAATACGAGTAGGTACAGGATATGATGTTCATAGACTCGCCGAAGGGCACAGACTTATACTGTGCGGGGTCCCACTCCCGAGTGACAGAGGGCTGGTCGGACATTCGGACGCTGATGTGGCAACACATGCGCTGATGGACGCGCTGCTCGGAGCAGCATGCTTAGGCGATATAGGAAAGCATTTTCCTGATACAGATGATAGATATAAGGGTGCGGATAGCATCGCGCTTCTCCGCGAAGTGAAGGAGAAAATCGGCGACGTAAGTATCGGCAATGTCGACATCACGATAATAGCTGAGAGACCTAAACTGGCACCCTATATAGATAAGATGAGAGAGAACATAGCCATGGCACTTGAGATGCCAATTGGCGCGGTAAACGTGAAAGCGACTACGACAGAGAAGCTTGGATTTACCGGAAGAGAAGAAGGCATTGCAGCGCAAGCTGTTTGCACAATAGAAGGGAGATTTTAACTATGAAATTATCGAGGCTCCATCTCAAGACGTTGAGAGAAGCACCAAATGAAGCAGAACTAGTCAGCCACAAGCTGATGATTAGAGCTAACCTGATTAAGAAGGAAGCTGCTGGTATATATACATTCATGCCATTTGGCTGGAGGACAATAAGAAAGATAGAGGAGATAGTAAGACAGGAGCAGGATAGAATCGGCTGCCAAGAGCTTCACATGCCTCACGTAAATCCATCCGAGCTATGGAAGGAGTCCGGCAGATGGTACGCTTACGGACCAGAGCTATGGAGAATCAAGGACAGAAATGGTAGAGATTTCTGCCTCGTTCCTACATGTGAGGAACTATGTACGAACATTGTAAAGCAGGAGGTTTCTTCATACAGAGAGCTTCCTCTTCAGCTATACCACATCCAGTTCAAGTATCGTGACGAAGCTCGTCCAAGATATGGACTTATGAGATCGCGTGAGTTCATCATGAAGGACGCGTATTCATTTGACAGAACTCCAGAAGACCTAGAAGAGGCTTATAGACTTCAGTACGAGGCATACGTAAGAACATTTACAAGATGCGGCCTAGACTTCAGAATCGTAGAAGCTGACAACGGCCCAATCGGTGGAAGCAACTCGCACGAATTCTCTGCTCTTTCTAACGTTGGTGAGAGCGAAATCGCATACTGCGAGAAGTGCGACATGGCGGCTACTATCGAGAGAGCTGAGTGCATCGATGATAAGCCAGTAGATGAGCCAGAGCAAGAACTAGAGGCGGTTTATACACCAGGTACTAAGACTATCAAGGATGTATGTGACTATCTAGGGGTGGATGAAAAGAAAACTATCAAGGCTCTCATGTTTACTACCTTTGATCAGGATTTAAATCCAGCTGACTACGTTTGCGTGTTTATCAGAGGAGATAGAGACGTTAATATGATTAAGCTTGTAAATGCTCTTGGAATCCCTGAACACTACATCGAGTTTGCGGATGAGGATGAGATGGGACCTGTTACAGGCATCGTTGGTGGATTTACTGGACCGGTTGGAATTCACAACTGCAAGATCGTTGTCGATAGCGAGCTAGTTGGAACCAAGAACATGGTTGCTGGAGCTAACAAGGAAGATCACCATATGAAGGGCGTTTGCTACGGCAGAGACTATGTTGGAGACATCGTAACGGATATCAAGACGCTCAAGGAAGGCGATCCATGCCCACACTGTGGAGCTCCAATCAAGCATACAAGAGGCATTGAGGTTGGACAGATCTTCAAGCTAGGAACTAAGTACTCAGAGTCGATGAATGCAACGTATAAGGATGAGAACGGCGAAGACCAGATCTACTGGATGGGATGCTACGGAGTTGGCGTTACAAGAACTATGCAGGCCATCGTTGAGCAGAGTCACGATGATAAGGGTATCATCTGGCCAATGTCAGTTGCTCCTTACCACGTAATCGTAACTGTTATCAACCCTAAGGATGAGCTTCAGATGGATCTTGCTAATAAGATTGAGTCTGAACTTGAAGCTAAGCGCGTTGAAGTTATAGTAGATGACAGGGATGAGAGAGCTGGTGTTAAGTTCAACGATGCTGACCTAATCGGTATTCCTGTTAGAATCACAGTTGGAAAGCTCGCTAAGGACGGCAACGTTGAGTACAAGCTAAGACGCGAAGAGAGTAACGAGGTTCTTTCTGCAGAGGATGCAATCAAGGCAGCAGCAGAACTCGTTGACAAGGAAATCTTCGGACTATAATACCGAAGGTACAATATTAATCACAAGGTGATTTACAGTCCTGAGAATTAGGAGGAAAAATGCTGGAACTATTCGTCACATTTTTCAAACTGGGATTGTTCACAATCGGGGGTGGGGTCGCTATGATTCCCATCCTCTCTAATATTATGGTCAAAGATAAGAAATGGTTCACCGAAGATGAGATGATAGATATCATCGCTATCTGTCAGGGGTTGCCAGGTGTTATCGCCATCAATATGGCAACTTATGTGGGATTCAAGAAGCGAGGACTAATTGGATCCTTTGTTGCAACATTCGGTGTGATACTTCCCTCGTTTGTGATAATCGTTATTATAGCAAAAGGTATGAATTTTATAGACGGCAATCCATACGTCCAAGGAGCACTAGGAGGCCTTAGGGCTGCAGCGCTTGGGCTTATTATTATTGCTGTATATCAGGTTGCCAAGGGTGTTATCAAGGATGCTTTCAGTGCTATCGGTGCCGCACTCAGTTTTATACTTATTGCAGTTCTCAAGATAAATGTGGTGTATATTATCGTGCTATTCCTGGCTCTCGGCATCGGACGTGCTTTACTAACGAAGTCATCGATAGACACTAGGGATTGCGGGGAATCTTTATCAGATGCAGACGTAAGAGCCTATCAATCATCTCTAAATCAGAGGGATGAACAACCAGATGCAATTGGAGAAGATGAAAAAACCAAAGAAGGGGGCGATGAGTGATGCTACTAGCGAAGTTATTTCTTGCCTTCTTTAAGATAGGTCTATTTGGATTTGGCGGCGGACTTGCGATTATCCAGCTCATCTACGACAGCATCAAAGAGTTTGCGAATATATCTCCTGAGCAGTTTGCAAATATCGTTGCGATTGCCCAAGTTACTCCAGGACCGGTGGCGGTAAATTCAGCTACGTATGTTGGATACGAAGTCGGAGGATATCTCGGTTCAGCGCTAGCGACGTTAGGTGTTGCAACTCCTGCGTTTATAATTATAGCTATGGTTGCAAATGCAGTGGAACGCTACAAGGAGAGCGCTGCTGTCAAGGGTGCACTTGAAGGCATTAGACCAGCAACTGTAGGACTTATAGCAGCAGCGGTAATCACTATCGGTGAGGCGGCAGTAATGCCAGAACATTCTCTTGGAGGCAACTTCTCGGTACTTCGAGACATGACGATTTCCGCAGGGGGCATGCACATAGATGTGATATCGATAGTTCTTTGTGGACTGACTATACTGTTAATTCAAAAATTTAAGATAAATCCGATGCTCGTACTTGTCATTATTGCGTGCGTAGGCGCTGTCGTTGGTGTATAATCAAGACAACTATACCCAGATGGGAAATGACGAAATAAGTCGATACATGATTTAGTGGAGGAAAGAAATGAAGATTTACAACTCTATGACTAGACGCAAGGAAGAGTTTGTACCTATCCATGAAGGAAAAGTCAATATCTACGTTTGTGGGCCTACGGTTTACAACTATTTTCATATAGGTAATGCCAGACCGTTCGTAGTGTTCGACACTCTGCGTAGGTTTTTTAAATATATCGGATATGACGTTAAGTTCGTGCAGAACTTTACAGACGTTGATGACAAAATTATCAACAAGGCAAAGGAAGAGAATTTACCGGCACTTGAGGTATCGGAGAAGTACATCAAAGAGTATTTCAAAGATGCGGAAGCTCTCAATGTAATAAAGGCTGACGTGCACCCTAAGGTTTCCGAGCATATCGAGGATATCATCGAGTTCATCAGTACGCTAATTGAGAAAGGTTATGCGTATGAGGCTGATGGCGACGTTTATTACATCACGCGCAAGTTCCCAGAGTATGGGAAGCTATCGGGACAGAATATCGACGACCTAGAGTCGGGTGCTAGAATTGCTATCGGGGAGGTTAAGAAGGATCCCCTTGATTTTGCTCTTTGGAAAGCACAGAAGACCGATGATGAGATTGCCTGGGATTCTCCTTGGGGAAAGGGGAGACCAGGCTGGCATATCGAGTGTTCTACTATGTCTAAGAAGCATCTTGGCACAACTATAGATATTCACGGAGGCGGACAGGATCTCAAGTTCCCTCACCATGAAAATGAAATCGCTCAGTCCGAAGCGTGCAACTGCGCACCTTTTGCGAACTACTGGATGCACAACGGATACATCATGGTTGACGGCGAGAAGATGTCTAAGTCGCTAAATAACTTCTTTACAGTTAGAGATATTCGTAAGGAGTACGATGGTGACTTTATCAGATTCTTCTTACTTAGCGTTCAGTACAGAGGACCTATCAACTTTAGCGACGAAGGTATGAAGCAGGTTAAGCAGGGATATGATAGGCTTATAAACGCTACCGAAACTTTGGAGTTCCTCGTTCAGAATGGCTCTGATAAGATAACAGAGAAGGAAGAGGAGACGGTTAAGTCGTTTAGAGACTATAAGGAAAAATTCATAGAGTGCATGAGTGATGACCTTAATACTGCAGGTGCTATAGGTGCCCTCTTCGAGCTAGTTTCGGCTATTAACGTGGAGATTGAAGGGGGAGCATCAAAGGAATTTGCGGGAAAGGCTCTCGAGATTATCCATGAACTCGCTGACGTCCTTGGTGTGCTTCAGAGAAGTAGTGAAAATGCGGTAGGCGAGGATATTCAGGCCCTCGTAGATGAGAGACAACAGGCTCGTAAGGAGAAAAACTGGGCTAGAGCTGACGAAATCAGGGATCAGCTTGC
Coding sequences within it:
- a CDS encoding proline--tRNA ligase — protein: MKLSRLHLKTLREAPNEAELVSHKLMIRANLIKKEAAGIYTFMPFGWRTIRKIEEIVRQEQDRIGCQELHMPHVNPSELWKESGRWYAYGPELWRIKDRNGRDFCLVPTCEELCTNIVKQEVSSYRELPLQLYHIQFKYRDEARPRYGLMRSREFIMKDAYSFDRTPEDLEEAYRLQYEAYVRTFTRCGLDFRIVEADNGPIGGSNSHEFSALSNVGESEIAYCEKCDMAATIERAECIDDKPVDEPEQELEAVYTPGTKTIKDVCDYLGVDEKKTIKALMFTTFDQDLNPADYVCVFIRGDRDVNMIKLVNALGIPEHYIEFADEDEMGPVTGIVGGFTGPVGIHNCKIVVDSELVGTKNMVAGANKEDHHMKGVCYGRDYVGDIVTDIKTLKEGDPCPHCGAPIKHTRGIEVGQIFKLGTKYSESMNATYKDENGEDQIYWMGCYGVGVTRTMQAIVEQSHDDKGIIWPMSVAPYHVIVTVINPKDELQMDLANKIESELEAKRVEVIVDDRDERAGVKFNDADLIGIPVRITVGKLAKDGNVEYKLRREESNEVLSAEDAIKAAAELVDKEIFGL
- the cysS gene encoding cysteine--tRNA ligase; the protein is MKIYNSMTRRKEEFVPIHEGKVNIYVCGPTVYNYFHIGNARPFVVFDTLRRFFKYIGYDVKFVQNFTDVDDKIINKAKEENLPALEVSEKYIKEYFKDAEALNVIKADVHPKVSEHIEDIIEFISTLIEKGYAYEADGDVYYITRKFPEYGKLSGQNIDDLESGARIAIGEVKKDPLDFALWKAQKTDDEIAWDSPWGKGRPGWHIECSTMSKKHLGTTIDIHGGGQDLKFPHHENEIAQSEACNCAPFANYWMHNGYIMVDGEKMSKSLNNFFTVRDIRKEYDGDFIRFFLLSVQYRGPINFSDEGMKQVKQGYDRLINATETLEFLVQNGSDKITEKEEETVKSFRDYKEKFIECMSDDLNTAGAIGALFELVSAINVEIEGGASKEFAGKALEIIHELADVLGVLQRSSENAVGEDIQALVDERQQARKEKNWARADEIRDQLATMGYTLKDTPQGVQIIKADA
- the ispF gene encoding 2-C-methyl-D-erythritol 2,4-cyclodiphosphate synthase yields the protein MRVGTGYDVHRLAEGHRLILCGVPLPSDRGLVGHSDADVATHALMDALLGAACLGDIGKHFPDTDDRYKGADSIALLREVKEKIGDVSIGNVDITIIAERPKLAPYIDKMRENIAMALEMPIGAVNVKATTTEKLGFTGREEGIAAQAVCTIEGRF
- a CDS encoding chromate transporter: MLELFVTFFKLGLFTIGGGVAMIPILSNIMVKDKKWFTEDEMIDIIAICQGLPGVIAINMATYVGFKKRGLIGSFVATFGVILPSFVIIVIIAKGMNFIDGNPYVQGALGGLRAAALGLIIIAVYQVAKGVIKDAFSAIGAALSFILIAVLKINVVYIIVLFLALGIGRALLTKSSIDTRDCGESLSDADVRAYQSSLNQRDEQPDAIGEDEKTKEGGDE
- a CDS encoding chromate transporter; translated protein: MLLAKLFLAFFKIGLFGFGGGLAIIQLIYDSIKEFANISPEQFANIVAIAQVTPGPVAVNSATYVGYEVGGYLGSALATLGVATPAFIIIAMVANAVERYKESAAVKGALEGIRPATVGLIAAAVITIGEAAVMPEHSLGGNFSVLRDMTISAGGMHIDVISIVLCGLTILLIQKFKINPMLVLVIIACVGAVVGV